The segment TGAGATTTTTGAAGATTTGAAAGAACGTACGTTGACAGGTAAGCCTGCTGAAGATTTCATAGCAGCCATCACAAAAGTCTGGGAGGAGCCAAACTTCGCTTGGGAAGGCGGCGAATCCAATAAGGATGCACAGACTAGAGGTGTGGGCTTGATCCATCACCTGTTGGACAAGTACGAAGGAAAAAATGTCGCTATTGGTACACATGGAAACATAATGGTGCTGATTATGAATCACTTTGACAAGCAATATGATTTCTCTTTTTGGAATGGTTTGGACATGCCGGATATTTACAAGTTGACGTTTGATGGGGAAGTGCTGGTTGGGGTGAGTCGGTTGTGGGAGAGGTGAAAGGCTAGTATTGGATACATTTCATTAATTTCAGAAAGGTGTTGGAGGATAGATGTTATTACATACAGAAATTTGGGGAGATGGAGAACCAATCGTCTTTTTACATACAGGATTGCAAACAGGGATGACCGATTTTGAAGATCAGCGGGAGTATTTTCAAACTCGATATAAGGTGATTTTGCCGGACTTGAGGGGGCATGGAAAATCCACCTCCCGAGATCTCTCGAACTATTATGAGGAGAGTGCAATTGACTTAAAAGAAACGCTTGACCATTTAGGAGTAGGATGTGCTCATATAGTTGGCTGTTCCATTGGTGCATTGGTTGCGTTATTCTTGGCGAAAAGATTTCCTGAAAAAGTGAAAACCTTAACCCTATCTGGGATGATGCCGGAGAAACCAGATAATTGGAGGGAAATACATCAAAATATGGTCGAACAACAAAATGCGCTTTTAGAGAATGAACAAATCAGAGCATACTTTGACCAACTTCATGGCAAGGGTTGGGAAGATTTCATCAAACTAGCAAGTCAAGAAGATTCCTATCCATTTGAAGAAACCGCCGATTTAGAAGGGGTAGAATTGCCAACTTTGTTCATGGTGGGGGAGAAAAACACTCATGAAACGCGTGGGGCCATCTTTTACGGAGGGTTAAGTCAGCATATCCACATATCAATCATTCCATTTGCAGGACATCTTGTCCATTCCGAGCAACCAGAAGTCTTTAACCTAGTTTTGAATGGATTTCTAGGGAAATATAGTGTGATTGGTGTAAATTAGCCAGTTAAAATAGGGGATATTACCTAATCACGAAGATGGGACAGAAGAAGTTTCAGCGAGAGATTGATATATCAGGAAATCTATGAATATATCCGGAAAATTGAGAATATATCCGGATATATGAAGATATATCCGGAAATATGAAGATATATCCGGAAATTTGAGAATATATCAGGAAAAATCAGCATATATCATGAAATTCTTAGATATATCGAGAAAACCAGCAAGAGGGTGTGAGAAACCAGTGAATCATCTCGGCAATCCCTTTATTAAACTTAGAGCACTTCAAGTTCAAGATTTTGATTCAGTCATGAGGTGGAACAAGGATAAAGCTTTTTGCCTTGCGAATGGGTGGGAAACCGGGAGAAGCGAGGATGAGCTGTATGTTTGGTGGATTAATTGTGTAAAAAGACAGTCCCCGGACTTCTTAAGAATGGGAATCCAATATGAATCAAGATTAATCGGGTATGCAGATTTGGCAAACATCAATGGCATTAGCGCTGAGCTTGGCATCGCAATAGGGGAAAGCAGGTTATGGGGACTTGGAGTCGGTACGGAAACGCTGAAGCTATTAATGAATCTTGGAATCGAAAAGTTTGGCACACAAGTATTTGAGGCGGAAACGCATGAGGTCAACGCTCGCTCTAGAAAGATGTTGGGGAATCTAGGATTCACCGAGATTAGTAGAATTGGAAATGAAGAATACATGGGAAAAGAAAGTCAATTGATTCAATACAGGTATAACAGGGGGAATGGATGATGGTACAAACTGAAAAAGTGACACCGAAACACATTATTTCAGCAGCAACGGTTGTTTTGAATGACAAGAATGAAGTCCTTTTAATTAAGGGTCCACACCGTGGATGGGAGATGCCTGGAGGTCAAGTGGAAGAGGGGGAATCATTAAAGGATGCTGCCATTAGGGAAACGAAGGAGGAGTCGGGAATCGATGTGGAAATCGTGAAATTCTGTGGGGTCTTTCAAAATGTCAGTGGCTCCATATGTAACACTCTATTCTTGGCTAGAGCGGTTGGTGGGACTCCGACTACTTCACCGGAGAGTTTGGAAGTTGGTTTTTACCCTGTAGAGCAGGCTTTGGAAATGGTGACTTTTAAGAATTTTAGAGAGCGGATTGAATATTGTTTAAAGGAAGAAATGATTCCGTTTTATATAGAGTTCAATTAACTGGAGTGATCCATATGAAACCAATTCAACTTGTAGAAATACCTACGGAAATAAAAGATCATGTAAGAAACATCCATTCCATCAGCTTCCCCCGCCAAGGATGTACTTCTGATGTAGGTATCATTCAAAGTGACAACGGGCGATATGCTCTAAAACGAACTAAGACACTACAATTCAACGCGTGGCTAAAGAAAGAGATAATGGTATTAAGAAGCTTGAATCAGGAAACCTTATTGCCTGTTCCCAAAGTGGAAAAATTTGTGGAGGTTGATGGACAATCTTGGGCGTTGCTTGAGTATCTGGAAGGGGAAACGGTCAGGGCTGCGTTAACCAAAACCTATAATAGAGGGAAGCGGGAAGAGTTGTTAATAAACTTCGGCAAAGTCGTATTTGATATCCATGCTACCTCGTGTCCGGAAGCCTTAAAGAACGAGAAAATTTGGTTGGATGATATGCTCGATCAAGCAGCATACAATCTTCGAAACTACGAGGTGGATGGTTCGGAACACTTGTTGGAACAAATCAAGGAAAACAGACCTGCTAAAAGGAAACAAACCCTTATCCATGGCGACTTGACGGTAGATAATGTATTAGTACATAACGGGGTAGTCATAGGAATCATTGACTGGAGTGGCGGAGCTCTTGGCGATCCAAGGTACGATGTTTCTTTGGCAATTAGGCCAAAACCAAACGTATTTGAGTGGGAATCCGATAAGTTATGCTTTTTTGAAGGGTATGGAAGCAGCATTCTGACTAAAGGGGATTATGACTATTTCATTAACCTTTATGAGTACTTTTAGAAGGGAGAGTGTGCAATGAACTTAGGGGAGCCAATTGCATCTGGAAACACTGCCAATATCTATCTTTATGAAAATAAAATCATCAAGATCTTTAAGGATCACCTACCAGATACCGAACCTGAATATGAAGCACGTAAACAAATGGTTGCTTATGGAAGTGGCCTTCATGTTCCCAACATAATCGATGTCAGAAAAATAAATGGAAAACAGGCAATCATTATGGAATACGTGAAGGGGGACACACTAGGTGAACTTTTGATAAAGAACATGGACCAAATGGAGTATTATCTAGAGAAGTCCGTTGATATACAAATGGAGATTCATAATGTCCGTGTGGAGGCATTGGAACCTATGTATGAAAAACTCCAACGGCAAATAGAATCTGTTAAAGGTTTGGATGAGAAGATTAAGGGCTCGTTATTAAAAAAATTGGCATCGATGAACGTTGAAAACAGCCTTTGTCATGGAGATTTTCATCTTTATAACTTGATAAAGTCAGGTGATCAGGTGTTCATCATTGATTGGGTTGATGCCAGCGCAGGTGATCCACGGGCAGACGTATGCCGTACATACATATTATATTCCCAAGTTTCAGTAGATATAGCGGAATTGTATCTCGAGTTATATTGCGAGAAAAGTGGTCGGAGTAGAAATGAAATACTTGTATGGGCACCAATCATTGCGGCAGCGAGACTTTCTGAAAATGTCGCAACAGAGGATTCGAATAGGTTAATGATGATGATTGAGAGCGATACAGAAATCCATATTAATGGAGGAGAATAATGATGAATCAAGCATCTTTAAATTACTGGAATAGTTATTGGAAAGAGCAAGAAAAGCCAGAAAGAGTGACTGCATGGCAGTTCGGAGGTAATCCGGACTATCTTGCACAATTAGTGATAGATGGAGTGAAAAAAGCGACATGTTCTGGTTATGCCTTTTATGAAGTAGAAAATGAACCACTTCCCTCGACAGAGGATTATAGCATCGTCTTAAACAGTAAAGACGAACCTGTTGCCATCATCAAAACGGTGGATGTCCAGATCATGCCGATGAACGAAGTACCAGAAGAATTTGCGATATCAGAAGGAGAAGGAGATCGTACATACCAATATTGGTGGGATGTTCATGTAGAGTTCTTTACAGAGGAGTTGCCAAAGATTGGTGAGGAATATTCCGAGGAAATGCTTTTAGTTTGTGAGCGGTTTGAGTTGGTGGATGTTAAGAAGTGAGAAAATAAAGAAAAATGGGGTGGTTACATGGATGTCAAATATTACTGCGACGGTGAGTTAATCTATGAAACTCACACATCTGATTTGAGCGGATTGATGATGGCGATTGAAAAATCCAACAGCATTCATTTCGAAGATGACGCCTATACTTTTGATGCTTTTTTTCTTAACCATTATGAACAAGACGGAATATGGTATGAGGAATTGGTGGTTTATTTGGTCAAGTAAAGCTAATGCTGAAGGATCTGCAAAATACCAAAAAACACACGAGATAGCAACCTCGTGTGTTTAAATCAATTAGTAACGCTTGGCACCGATATATTTGTCCTTCCAGTAGGAGTTTCCAATCACACTTATTGTCACGCCTTCCGTTGATGATGCGTGAATGAACTCCCCATTACCAATGTATAAACCGGCATGGCTCGGGCCGTTTCCTTCCACATCAAAGAACACGATGTCCCCGACAGCTGGAGAGTCTACTTTTGTTCCTTCTGCATATATATCTTTAACCGTTCGAGGAAGGTCTTTGTTTTCTGCTTCCTCAAAAATATAGTTTAAGTAACCGCTGCAGTCAAAGCCTTCTTCTGGTGTTTCCCCACCCCATTGATAAGGTGTACCTTCATATTTCTTCGCCACTTCGACGATGTTTGATTCGTTACTTTCAATGCCTAATGCTTCAAATGTTTCCTCTCCAGCGATTCCATTTTCTTTAATTCCATTATCAGCCTGGAACTTTTTCACGGCATCTGTTGTATATTCTCCATAATATGTAGTTGTTTCGCTATAGCCAAAATATCCTTTTTGGCTTAAGATTTCTTGTAGTTCTTTTACATCCTCATGATACATTCCAGGTTCGAGCGTCTGATCTCCCAGTTCCGCATGACCTATTACCGGATTGAACGCCAATACACCGGCCATTGCTAATCCTGCTGTTAATCGTTTCAAACAATCATCCCCTTATCTATGTAATCTGACCTGTTCCATACTAACAGGCGGAGATGACAGCGAGGTTTTATAGGAGTTACATTGGGATAACAATTAAGATGCTGGAATGTAATATTTACTACTATTCTAGGCTGAATCCATCCCCGCCTCTTCGACGTCCGTATTCAACTTAGACAACCAGCTAAAGCTCCAAGTAACTAACAACGAACATAAACCCAGCACCAAAAATATCACACGGATATCCAAAACCTCCGCCAACATTCCTGTTAAAAATCCCGCTAGTGGTAATGTGCCGAGGCCAAGCATGGAAATCAGTCCATTCACTCTGCCGAAAATTGAGACAGGCACTAGTTTTTGGCGCATAGTTTTAAAGAGTACATTGAACATGATGACAGGGGCACTCTGGATGGCGATGGCAAGCAATAGTGTTTGCCAGTTCCAACTTAATGCGACGGTCATGATGCCAACTGCACTAATCATTATATTGAGCAGCATCAATCGGATGGGATTGCCTTTATCACCGCGATAGTTTACAAAAGCGATGGCTGCTACCTGTGCAATGGCGGCACCAGCGTATACCCAGCCAATCTCCTCAGAGGATAGGAATAATTTTTCCCGAGAAAAGTAGATTAGCATGCTAATCAATGCTCCATTCGACACATTTACCATAAGTACAAGCAATGTAAAGGGGCCCAGGATAGTGTGATTCTTAAGGAAGCTGGCACCAGCCTTCAGTTGGTCCCAAGAATTAGTTTTCCTTTTGGATGGTACTTCTTTGACAAGGAACTTTAGAAAAAGAATCGACAGGGCAATCGGTAAAAATGAAACGGCA is part of the Sutcliffiella sp. FSL R7-0096 genome and harbors:
- a CDS encoding histidine phosphatase family protein — protein: MLTNLYFVRHAHSRYTPDEWERPLSEKGYKDAERILGLIRPDNVDVVVSSPYKRAVQTVEGVARHYNLEIEIFEDLKERTLTGKPAEDFIAAITKVWEEPNFAWEGGESNKDAQTRGVGLIHHLLDKYEGKNVAIGTHGNIMVLIMNHFDKQYDFSFWNGLDMPDIYKLTFDGEVLVGVSRLWER
- a CDS encoding alpha/beta hydrolase, translated to MLLHTEIWGDGEPIVFLHTGLQTGMTDFEDQREYFQTRYKVILPDLRGHGKSTSRDLSNYYEESAIDLKETLDHLGVGCAHIVGCSIGALVALFLAKRFPEKVKTLTLSGMMPEKPDNWREIHQNMVEQQNALLENEQIRAYFDQLHGKGWEDFIKLASQEDSYPFEETADLEGVELPTLFMVGEKNTHETRGAIFYGGLSQHIHISIIPFAGHLVHSEQPEVFNLVLNGFLGKYSVIGVN
- a CDS encoding GNAT family N-acetyltransferase; the protein is MKFLDISRKPARGCEKPVNHLGNPFIKLRALQVQDFDSVMRWNKDKAFCLANGWETGRSEDELYVWWINCVKRQSPDFLRMGIQYESRLIGYADLANINGISAELGIAIGESRLWGLGVGTETLKLLMNLGIEKFGTQVFEAETHEVNARSRKMLGNLGFTEISRIGNEEYMGKESQLIQYRYNRGNG
- a CDS encoding NUDIX domain-containing protein is translated as MVQTEKVTPKHIISAATVVLNDKNEVLLIKGPHRGWEMPGGQVEEGESLKDAAIRETKEESGIDVEIVKFCGVFQNVSGSICNTLFLARAVGGTPTTSPESLEVGFYPVEQALEMVTFKNFRERIEYCLKEEMIPFYIEFN
- a CDS encoding phosphotransferase; the encoded protein is MKPIQLVEIPTEIKDHVRNIHSISFPRQGCTSDVGIIQSDNGRYALKRTKTLQFNAWLKKEIMVLRSLNQETLLPVPKVEKFVEVDGQSWALLEYLEGETVRAALTKTYNRGKREELLINFGKVVFDIHATSCPEALKNEKIWLDDMLDQAAYNLRNYEVDGSEHLLEQIKENRPAKRKQTLIHGDLTVDNVLVHNGVVIGIIDWSGGALGDPRYDVSLAIRPKPNVFEWESDKLCFFEGYGSSILTKGDYDYFINLYEYF
- a CDS encoding aminoglycoside phosphotransferase family protein, whose amino-acid sequence is MNLGEPIASGNTANIYLYENKIIKIFKDHLPDTEPEYEARKQMVAYGSGLHVPNIIDVRKINGKQAIIMEYVKGDTLGELLIKNMDQMEYYLEKSVDIQMEIHNVRVEALEPMYEKLQRQIESVKGLDEKIKGSLLKKLASMNVENSLCHGDFHLYNLIKSGDQVFIIDWVDASAGDPRADVCRTYILYSQVSVDIAELYLELYCEKSGRSRNEILVWAPIIAAARLSENVATEDSNRLMMMIESDTEIHINGGE
- a CDS encoding ASCH domain-containing protein, encoding MNQASLNYWNSYWKEQEKPERVTAWQFGGNPDYLAQLVIDGVKKATCSGYAFYEVENEPLPSTEDYSIVLNSKDEPVAIIKTVDVQIMPMNEVPEEFAISEGEGDRTYQYWWDVHVEFFTEELPKIGEEYSEEMLLVCERFELVDVKK
- a CDS encoding NlpC/P60 family protein, translating into MKRLTAGLAMAGVLAFNPVIGHAELGDQTLEPGMYHEDVKELQEILSQKGYFGYSETTTYYGEYTTDAVKKFQADNGIKENGIAGEETFEALGIESNESNIVEVAKKYEGTPYQWGGETPEEGFDCSGYLNYIFEEAENKDLPRTVKDIYAEGTKVDSPAVGDIVFFDVEGNGPSHAGLYIGNGEFIHASSTEGVTISVIGNSYWKDKYIGAKRY
- a CDS encoding MFS transporter — its product is MFKHTIWREQNAILYFSGTALSKLGDKFYIIAIPWLIYELTQSAASMGVMFFVQTLPFIFVSPIAGVLADRFPRRMLMFFSALLQGLLVGIIPLIHMLGVLQIWHIYILGFLIACVGAIFSVVNSTVVPQLFKKEKLMKVNTTHQFIDTTSVLFGSMLAGILISQIGVFHVLLLDAVSFLPIALSILFLKFLVKEVPSKRKTNSWDQLKAGASFLKNHTILGPFTLLVLMVNVSNGALISMLIYFSREKLFLSSEEIGWVYAGAAIAQVAAIAFVNYRGDKGNPIRLMLLNIMISAVGIMTVALSWNWQTLLLAIAIQSAPVIMFNVLFKTMRQKLVPVSIFGRVNGLISMLGLGTLPLAGFLTGMLAEVLDIRVIFLVLGLCSLLVTWSFSWLSKLNTDVEEAGMDSA